The following coding sequences are from one Gigantopelta aegis isolate Gae_Host chromosome 15, Gae_host_genome, whole genome shotgun sequence window:
- the LOC121389764 gene encoding protein ANTAGONIST OF LIKE HETEROCHROMATIN PROTEIN 1-like, with protein MNNVQFRKHFRIQRSVFEELLDKIKGDLTATFRGGFTPTEPEVKILVFLWYIAKEDAMKEIGVLFGIGTYTVHKCIREVSKMIAALSNEIIKWPSFEDQCEIAKSFKDKSGIDHIIGAIDGTHTQLLNLPNDSKDYFSRREYPSVQLQLVVDHNLRVMDAYTDWPGSAHDTCVFRNSKQNRFHGHFLLGDCAYPAC; from the coding sequence ATGAACAATGTACAGTTTCGAAAACATTTTCGCATACAGAGATCGGTGTTCGAGGAACTTCTGGATAAGATAAAAGGCGATTTAACAGCTACATTTAGAGGGGGTTTTACACCTACTGAGCCTGAAGTGAAAATTCTGGTTTTCTTGTGGTATATAGCCAAGGAAGACGCGATGAAAGAAATAGGCGTTCTTTTTGGAATCGGCACATACACAGTTCACAAATGCATTCGCGAAGTATCGAAGATGATTGCTGCTCTGAGTAACGAAATTATTAAATGGCCCAGTTTTGAAGATCAGTGTGAGATTGCAAAGtcttttaaagacaaaagtGGCATTGACCACATAATAGGAGCAATTGACGGAACTCACACACAGCTGTTGAATTTACCAAACGATAGCAAAGACTATTTCAGCCGCAGAGAATATCCATCGGTGCAGCTGCAGCTTGTGGTAGACCACAATCTAAGGGTTATGGATGCATATACGGATTGGCCAGGTTCAGCACATGATACTTGTGTTTTTAGGAATTCAAAACAGAACAGATTCCATGGACATTTTCTACTCGGTGATTGTGCTTACCCTGCGTGTTAA